taaaaagaaaagaacaggaAACCAGTCAAGCTACCCTCAGAAAAGACTAGAAGTCTCTAAACAACACTAGTAGTTCTCAAAATGTTGTATTTAGCATGTGTAAAAGCTGTCACATCTTGAAACCATGATTCTGCAACAATACTGAGAACTGCAGAATTCCAGTATAGTTCATCTGGATATACATACATATTAACTGCTCACATATGTCAAGCTATGCTTGACTAAAATAAACACTCAAATGCTTATCCAACCACTTCAAGAAAAGGAGATGAGAAGAAAAATAACGCAGCAAACTTTATGCAGTACATTATATAGTACTACAAAAAAGACCGTCTCATGAGTTGGATTGGTcattatttgcaaaaaaaaaaaaaaaaaaaaattcttgcatcacaaacacattttccaaccacctattttattttctcaactatccttttatctcatatacatcacatcacaaaaagtgctaaactaattattccaaaaatttttcgaaataatcttctatccaaacacactctacTATTCAAGTTTAGATGATGCAAATAAAAATGACTGGCAAATTTCCAACTCAATCTTCTGCAAACAATAGGCCACTGAAAGATCATAGCTAATGAAACTAAAGTTTTGGCATCTATTAGTCATGACAATAGGTGGTAATTAAGGCTTGCCTGTTCCATCATTTGCAATATTCACCCCATCAAAGCTGATAATGACATCAGAAGGCTTCAAAACATGAGATTCTGGAGCAGTGGGCTCAATTCTTCGTATGCGTACGCCCTTTTGGTTAGATGTCATGCCCATTGCCATGCGCAGATCAGGATTTTCCATCTTCTGCCACTCAACCCCAAGCACAGGAAATCCTGGAATGTTGTCAATGTCCATAATGAGGCAAAGAGAAGCAATTACCTCACAGGCTCTGGAAAAGACAGCAATATAAAATATGAAACATAGAATAACATTTTTGGACCTGCTACCTGTATATGCCCCATTCTTTTGGTAATcttgaatgaaatgcatgattaCTGGTGTTGGTATCACGTAACCAATATTCTCGACATCCTCATATTTGAGAGACTGAAATGCAATACCCACGCATTTGCCCTTATCACTAAAGGCAGGGCCACCTGAATTACCAGAGTTTATGGCAGCATCAATCTGTAAAATCACCCTATCAGAAATTACAACAAGAAAAACCATAAAACAACATAACCAACAGAAGTTTCAGAATCCTGGAGTGAGGGGGAACGAAGAGGTTGAATCATGACCTGCAGTCCAAGAAGCTCAGTAGACCCATGAACATAAGAAAGAATTTCCAAGCGCGAAACAACTCCACTTGTCACTGAGATTGTATCGCCCCCTATAGGGTAACCGACAACAGTCACAGCATCTTGCAATGCAGGtaaatctccaaattcaactgGTGTAACTCCTTCCCAGAATTCATCATCGCTCACAGTCAGCATAGCTACCTCATCACAATTCAAAGCACAAGTAAGTCCCAAAAGGAATTGGAAATCCAACTACATTAGTCCCTCCCCCCGAATGGGCTTTTCCTTGCCTCTTTTTTTCAATCAACAATCATGCAAGCTAAGTTAAATTTGTCGTCGAGATTACTCTTCTAAATCAAGAAACTGAATAATTGTGATTAAAAGCTGATGCTCCAATAAAAAATGCCAACCAATGATGAATCACCTTCACAGTAGCTAGTTAGTGCACGTATGCAATTGCGAATTTGGTAACACAAAATTCTCCCCCCAAACACAGAATAAATAAACAAGAAATACCGATGTCGCATTCGTTGCCAATGGCAAGGACGGTAGCCAAGTATTTAGTATCAGAACCGCGTTTCTTAAGCTTGACTTGAGTGTGATGCTCCACAGAGTGAGCATTGGTGAGGACTCTCCGGCCTCCAATGATGAACCCACTGCTGCTGGAGCTGTACTGCCGCTTCCTCTGCCATGGCAGCGAGAAATTCGGCTCAGTGTGCACGCAGAAGACCTTCACCACAGCGTCCATCGACGGCACTGCCTTAGCCGCCGAGTGGGCCACCTCCGCCGCATGCCTGGGGTCGCCGGTGGGAGCAGCCGCGAAAGCCAGAAACTCCCCTTCCCCTCCGCCGCCATTGATGTGAGCATGATCAGGCAACCTCGAGCCCCGTCTCTCCGGTGATGCTCCACCATCGTTCTTGGGGtcctcaacttgtttcttgggACGGCCGCGGCCCCGGCGTAGGGTAGGAGGTTCTTGGCTGGTTGCTTCGGAAATAGGGTTTGGAGGTATTCCGCCGTCGTACACGGCGGCAGTGGAAGTAGTGGTGTTGGCGTTCTGAGCAATGGAATTTTTGGGTTTTCGGCCTCTTTTCCTCTTTAAGCCTGCCATTGCAACGGAAAACTACTAGCACAATTGCAGTAGTATAACCCAAGTCGATTCAAACCGAAAAGCTTAATAGTACCAATCCTAATTTAGTAGTAGCAGTACTGTAATAAGAAGGTTGATGACTGATGGTGAAGAAGGGCCTTTGTTTTGGCGACGAGAAGCAGAAAAAGCTGAAAGAGGCAAAAGTACGTAATAGGATTTGGGCCCGCTAAGCCGTAGGTTAATTGGGCTCACAAATGAGTTCCTTCACTTTACCCAGACCTTAGGCCTGATGTTGTGATTTGACTTGTGACTCCACCGCGTCGACCGTGGACTGGACCTTTTGATGTTTTCTGTATGGGCCTAAATTCGTTATTTACTTCTTCTTTCGAGAAACGAAATTTGATTAATTACACGAAATTCGTTGTTTACTTGTATATGTCCTTCTTGTCACTATCTGGCCTCGATCTTCGGGGAATGGGGAGGGGTTGGGGTTGGGGGCGGGGAAGACGAAGAGGGCTAATTTCTTGGATTATtgctgaaaaaataaaaaacgaaACAATGTTATTCTAACATGGGTATGATATCTGTCGAGATTAGTCGGTCCCacaggaaagagaaaaaaaaattttcaagtgtTGGCCTGCTGACTGACTAAGCCCAGCATcaaagaaatattttttttgcaaatgCAGTAAGCCTGacagcaaaattttttaaaaaaatatgatgGCCTTTGTGCGCATCTTTGATTCCTTGTTTGCCGCTTGATTCCTTTGAGCGCATCTTTTAAATATGATGGCCTTTGTGGGCAGCTTCGAGGAAATTCACTTTTCCATTTCCGAAATTTCCGAGTTCCGCAGATCTTATGgtatattttatcttttaatatatatatatattttaactcAGAACATGTTCagactaggggtggcaatggggTTGAGGACACCTCCCCAACCCTggccccgcttcccccgcagGGGCACTCGCGGGGGAGTactaaaattaaatttcattaaattttattatataatttcattataattaaatttgagcaaataatcaagtactaaaatattaacacatcaccaaattattattcattataaCTTCActattgaaactcataaaaataattaaataaatgttATTTGAGtacaatctaatatgataaaacaaatataactaaaataatgaagttttcacttttgatacaaatacaatcactaaattattattgtattttttttagaaaaaaaaagtgttactGTATTAaatgtaattagaaatttaacataaatgtattaataaatttagtataaataattaataatttttattaatagacatgtataattagtagtataattaaaaatatcattatatatataattatgtacatatatatatatagtttttcaaACGGGTGGCGCTCCCTCGCCCCATTTCTAAACAGGGGGAAAAATTCCCCCCCGGCCCCCACCCCAACCCTTGCCCCAATGATCCCCCGCGAATGCCCGCCTCTATTGTCATCTCTAGTTTCGACTCAAACCCTTAGGACCCGAGTCGGCACACCAAACTAAAAGAGTGCTCCACATTCCCACGCAGCAACCTCGAACAAGTCACGGGTTCAAGTCCAAGGTAAtttagggcctgtttggaaggtgaattttttgggtgtttgtataaaactttactgtagatcactgtaaaaaaacttttgtaagatgaaaaaacttttttttctcttcctttttctttctatctttttcttttttctttttctttctttcttttctcttttccttcctcCCTTCCCTCTTCTTCTCCCTTCCCCTTCCCGCTCTCCTGTTCCCTCTCCCGAAACTGCCTCTACAAAcacatacatttttttttttttttgcttttctcctttCCTTCCCCCGCCACCCCTTTCCTCCCCTCTCCTCTGCCACTACCCTCTGCCCACCATCCCTTTCCTCCTCCCTCTGCTCGCCATCTCCCTTGGCCCGCCACCCTCTCTGCCCCTTTAGATACCTATTTAGATCTTTCTGGTCCAAAGGAAGTAAGAGCAATTATGACGCTGCCATATCCGTGAAAGACGCCATCCCAGTTTTGGCAAAGGAAAAGAACGATAATAATGAGGAAAAAGATGAGTTGGATCATGATGGGCGAAAAGGGAATTGGGTTTTCAAGATTTTGCACGTTAGGTCCCTGTGgaagcaagaagaagaagatgatgatgatttaGAGGTGAGGACACCGGTGGAAGAAGCAAAATTAGAAAGCAATGGGCTGTAAGGGAGGAAAAGAAggagagggaaaaaggaaaaaaaaaaaaaaaaaaaaagactggcGCTGGAACCGGCGGCGGAGGTGGTGGtagggaaggaagaagaagaaaaggggaaggaaaaatttttttttttgtgttttggatattttaagtgtgtaggttagaaactttgataagtttttggGGTTTCTGTagcaaaaattataaaaaaactAGTATAATATAAACTTGCAAAAAAAATTAGACTTCCAAACAGGTCCTTAATATATTGTTATCATGATTTTTGACAAGATTCCGCAGATATTGTGGCCATTGGTGCTTTATCATCGGGTGGTTCATTTAATGCATCTTTGATATACTATTTGTTCGTGTCTACATCCTCGACAAGTTTGAATGCTTAGTGTTGCCCAAAATTCGACAAAAAAATCAACGTAGTTGATATTGTTTCTTTACCAATTGAGATAAtctcaaaaacctcccttgagatttttttaatatcacttgatgcatttaaagttttaaaatatcacttatctcctctaataattataaaaagatTATATTAACTCTAACTCGACACTTAattcacatatcaaataaatcgagttcaaaaattttttttaaaaaagaaacgaaggttactttcttctctttcctttttctccaTCATCCTCTCCCACTCATTGTTTGGATAACTATGCGGTAAAGGCTAGCGGAGTGTTTTGCCCAACAAAAAGAAGACGACTAGGATCGAACGTGGGCTATTGGAGAAAGAAGACGGATTGGCTGACGGACTAGTCagcattaaaattttttttttctgtgctGTCGGGGACTGACTAAGCCCGAGAGCCAGCATTTTTCAAGTTTCAACGTTATTACTGTGTCAAAATATTCTAGATGTCAGAATAATATAAAGGCTTCAATTTGTATCTTTCAAGCAGACAGGTTGTGCTTTTGGACGTGTTCAATTGCCTTGTGCGCCAGGGAGAACGTTTCATATTTTCCTAATTCTGCGAGCGATTCATTCACACTTGAATTGTTTTTATGAAGAAGAAGCGGCAGCCAATAAAATTTCTTTGACACATTGGGCAGCCGATAAAATACCGGAAGCTTATGCCGAAGAGCAGCCAAACGGCACTTGGGATTCTCGGTGACATATTTTTCTATGCCAATTCAATGCCACCTATAGTATTGCGCCAAGTAtcctgttattatttacactttaattttctaataattcaacttggtttggtttaacacaagtgtaaataataacaggaTACTTTACACAATATTATAGGTGGCATTggattggcatagaaaacatgtcaccgaggatcccaagtgcCAAACGGGAAGTGAACGCTTAATGTGGAGCAAACATCggagataattttagaaacctccacCGACGTTTTGTagtaatatcacttaatacctctaaactttgaaaaatcacttGCCTCCCTATTTTTAACTAGTTGTAACAATATCAACCCATTTCCAATATAGTATTTAAAAACTCATTGGTGGATAGAATATATATTTTCATTCCAATATTGCCTTTTTTGTGAATTATTTTAGTTTCATAACAAATCAAGTTAATCccttaacttttgaaagcttggatgatataatttttttaattaggaATTACAAAGTGTTAATAAGGTTGAAAGACCTATTAATAATTCTCATGTCATTCGTCTACAcaataaatataataaatattgATATTCTAAATAAATTAGAAAATCGACGAAATTTATCTGAGAGCGttacaatgaagaaaataacatTTTGTATCTTAAAGACACCTCAATTAAAAGTTTCTTAATATATAGTTAAGAAGttatctttttcaagttttcaagCCATTAATCTAGACAAGAagtagaaaatttaaaaattgtttACACAATTAATAAAATCCTTAAGTTCATCTACAAAGCacttttgaattaaaaaaataattgttgtctttggaaaaaaaaacctcaaatgGGTTGGTAAATGTAAACGCTTtacctctctctttttttttggggggttttCAAGCCATCGATCTaaacaagaaattttaaaatttctaaaaatgtgAGAATGTCATCAAATTGATCGAAAGTACTTCACAATAGCAATAAaggaataatattttttttggctTGAAAACACTTTGAATAGAGTcttaagactttttttttttattttgtacattaaaatacctaatgTTATATTGTGTCGGTGAAAATTATACATTTGTATAATTTGCCTCTATTTTCAACATTTTATTGCGTGCTTTCAATTTTAGAAAAGAACTAGGACAACAATGGACACTTTTGAAATAAAAACGTCTTCTCTATCCAAAAATGAGATTTTAAATAGTACTATATTTTTAAATGGGTTAACCATTTGTTATAAAAAGTTAAAAGTATGGAAGCCAAAAGTTTTTTTAAAGTTAAGGGGTGTTAAGTGAAATAGTCAAagacctcaagggaggtttctaaaattatttaaaaaaaaatcaaaatattaataaatttgcAGTATTATATCTACAAAAACTCTGACACACGAATTTGAAAAGTAAAGCGTGGCGTCGTGATATTAACACAGTCTACATGTGGGAAATATTTTAACACTTGGCATGTGCTGTACCTACCGTAATTGGATTCTCACGAGAAATTTCATACTTGGGCATTTCGCCCTCTTCCGAGAAGAAAGCGTCGCAGTCCACAGCGAtctttatttattaatatttgaaaTAAGAAAGCAATAGCGTAACGGGAACGTTAAAGATTGAATTGAAAATTCTCTCTGTAGACTGCATCCTATTCTTAAATTACATTTGGATTCACCAAGAAATTCTGTAATATCGCAGTCCACAGCCGATCATTATTACATTTCAATAAGAAACCGATAGCGTAATGCCGTAATAGGATTGAATTGAAATCATGATTATATCTCTCTGGACCATATCCATACATTTGGATGTGCTCAATCAAACagagtgtgggacagaagatccgttgcgacgaaaaatgcataaaaatttgacaaaaactGGGGGCGGCCAAGATCCTCGAAGTATGCTAGACACACAGCAGCCGTCAATTCCACCCAAGTATGAGGCGAGGCCTAAAATTAAACCACTCTCTGTCTCTGCAGTAATCGGCGAAACCACTCTCTATCTCTGCATTAATCTGCGATTGGTACGTAACACAAATAAGATAAGACAAGCGTCGATCTGCGAAGTCACATTATTCAGTTTTGAAAGAAATCTTTTATTTAAATCTGCCAAATTTGCTATTGTGACTGTTCAGTTTCTGTGTCATTAACGTTTGAAAATTGAACGATCAAATTCACACAGCAGAACTGCCTATTTCTAAAGTAGTCGGCCATCAggagaattttaaaatgatacTTGAACGTAGATTAAAAAATCAAATCTCCTTATCAACATTTTGAAATCTAGCTTTTTCTcagaaacaatttttttttttttgagactaCAGAGCCTATCCGGGAGCCCCTTAGTTGGCTATAACGTACATGTACTTTTTGACTAGTGACTTCGAgggaacaaaagaaaagatagaTTTGTAGTCCTATCCTGGAGCCCCTAGATTGGCTATTCCATACATATTAGTTTTTGACTAGTCGCTGAGGGAGTTGATTATTAAACTGTAAAAGTCTAGATAGATTACCCATGCCGTGAGGCCCGTGAGTCCGTGACCTGCATTCCAAGCAGCCAATCAGCAGGCCAGGGTCCGTTGATGTTATAAATAGATCACCATCGATGcgcattttcttcttctcataTCATATAATATAACAGGGAGATCGACCCGTAGTTAAGCTCAGCCTCAGAATCGATAGAAAAAGCATGGCTACACTAGTAGCTAATTCCGTCAAGGCCGTCTTGGTGGCCCCTTTTCATAACTTCATCCACAAAGATTTCCATGAAGTTGTAAAGCGGATGACTCTCGTTGACAAGCTTCTCTTTCTCGTAATAATTAGTCCTCTTGCTTATTTCTCCTCCACACAATCCTTTATCAGTTTATGGGCCATTATTGTTGTATCATAAAACATTTAGAATGAATCTAATCGATGAAAGCATAAGTGATGAGGTTCATTCACTTATAATTAATAATGTTTGGTCCTTGACATGCAGATCATTCACTTCGTGGACAAGCTGGGGATTTGGCATCGTTTGCCGGTGTTCCTGGGGCTAATATATCTGAGCATTCGTCGCCACCTGCATCAGGAATACAATTTGTTCAACGTTGGCAAAACGCCAGCAGGTGTTCGATTCAACCCGGCGGATTTTCCTTTTAGGACGGCCGACGGAGAGTTTAATGATCCCTTCAACGAAGGTGCTGGTAGCGAAGATTCCTTCTTTGGGAGGAACGTTCTTCCCGTTGACCAGCGTAACAAGGTATGTCCAAGTATATATTGCTTGCTTCTTCGATTACTTGTTTGTTGGCAAATGTTTTGGAACTAACAAGAGGCTACGAAATACGGATACCTAGCTCAGCTCCTCCCGAGGCAGATCCATGTAGTTTTCGCACTAAATCTCGAAACCTTGAGGATGAATAAGCCCCAAAAGGCTTAAACGTACACTAAGTGACATTTAAAAATGGgtag
The genomic region above belongs to Coffea arabica cultivar ET-39 chromosome 7c, Coffea Arabica ET-39 HiFi, whole genome shotgun sequence and contains:
- the LOC113698873 gene encoding protease Do-like 9 codes for the protein MAGLKRKRGRKPKNSIAQNANTTTSTAAVYDGGIPPNPISEATSQEPPTLRRGRGRPKKQVEDPKNDGGASPERRGSRLPDHAHINGGGGEGEFLAFAAAPTGDPRHAAEVAHSAAKAVPSMDAVVKVFCVHTEPNFSLPWQRKRQYSSSSSGFIIGGRRVLTNAHSVEHHTQVKLKKRGSDTKYLATVLAIGNECDIAMLTVSDDEFWEGVTPVEFGDLPALQDAVTVVGYPIGGDTISVTSGVVSRLEILSYVHGSTELLGLQIDAAINSGNSGGPAFSDKGKCVGIAFQSLKYEDVENIGYVIPTPVIMHFIQDYQKNGAYTGFPVLGVEWQKMENPDLRMAMGMTSNQKGVRIRRIEPTAPESHVLKPSDVIISFDGVNIANDGTVPFRHGERIGFSYLVSQKYTGDSAAVKVLRNSMMFEFSIKLATHKRLIPAHIREKPPSYYIVGGFVFTAVSVPYLRSEYGKEYEFEAPVKLLDKHLHGMAQSVDEQVVLVSQVLVADINIGYEEIVNTQVMAFNGKPVKNLKILAMMVEACDEEFLKFDLEYDQIVVLQTKSAKAATADILAMHCIPSPMSDDLKT